A single genomic interval of Zingiber officinale cultivar Zhangliang chromosome 4A, Zo_v1.1, whole genome shotgun sequence harbors:
- the LOC121969673 gene encoding uncharacterized protein LOC121969673, whose translation MVVELWIDKMRTSVAVVSSTTKKKKKMSEESKAPPSTAAVGILSFEVASAMSRAVSLYRSLSEFEMERLRSQRLASHGVRHLVSSSDSFLVTLALAEKLDDLNGIAAVASRLGRRCSHPALVGFEHVYSDLLAARIDPSGLGFLSKDMDGTIRKMERFVSSTAALYAELEVLTELEHAAKKIQENPVYDESRRAFDQKIQWQRRDIKRLRNSSLWNQTYDKVVLLLARAVCTTHSRICLMFGETIGSLDCLVTDQTCQLSGEIFTYSHHPVHSGSLRSDSIERKSEQIPKLASVALSSVNFRREGPQFSCGTSPSRLFMDCLSLGSSTEYRGSSEQFESESWLSRPAFGALVPFSSEMLQNISGKKSAFGPMTKLTMLAPLSTVGGSALALHYANIIIIIEKLLKYPHLVGDDARDDLYQMLPSSLRVSLRKNLKSYVKNLEIYDAPLAHDWKEALGEILSWLSPMAHDTIRWQTERNFEQQQLILRTNVLLLQTLNFADRQKTEGVICELLVGLNYICRYEQQQNALLDCTSSLDFDDSMALHMQFVSSLNCESSDFK comes from the coding sequence ATGGTGGTCGAGCTCTGGATTGACAAGATGCGGACTTCCGTCGCTGTCGTCTCCTCCacgaccaagaagaagaagaagatgagcgAGGAGTCAAAGGCGCCGCCTTCTACCGCCGCCGTCGGTATACTCTCCTTTGAAGTAGCCAGCGCCATGTCTCGTGCCGTTAGTCTGTACCGCTCCCTTTCCGAATTTGAAATGGAGCGGCTCCGCTCCCAGAGACTCGCATCCCATGGCGTCCGCCATCTCGTGTCCTCCTCCGACTCCTTTCTTGTAACACTGGCCCTCGCCGAGAAACTGGACGACCTCAACGGAATCGCTGCCGTTGCCTCCCGCCTCGGTCGCCGCTGCTCCCATCCCGCACTCGTTGGATTTGAGCACGTCTACTCCGATCTCCTCGCCGCCCGCATCGATCCTTCCGGCCTTGGTTTCCTCTCCAAGGACATGGATGGGACTATCCGCAAAATGGAACGCTTCGTATCCTCTACGGCTGCGCTCTATGCCGAGCTCGAGGTTCTTACGGAGCTTGAGCATGCTGCGAAGAAGATTCAAGAAAACCCAGTGTACGACGAGAGTCGCCGGGCCTTTGATCAAAAAATCCAATGGCAACGGCGCGACATCAAGCGCCTTCGTAACTCTTCACTTTGGAATCAAACTTACGATAAGGTCGTCCTCCTCCTCGCGCGAGCTGTCTGCACCACTCATTCACGGATATGCCTTATGTTCGGGGAGACAATTGGGAGCTTGGATTGCTTAGTTACTGATCAAACTTGTCAGCTTTCAGGCGAAATCTTTACTTACTCTCACCACCCAGTTCATTCTGGTTCTCTAAGATCAGATTCCATTGAAAGAAAATCTGAACAGATTCCTAAGTTGGCTTCTGTCGCACTCAGTAGTGTGAATTTTAGGAGGGAAGGCCCCCAGTTCAGTTGTGGGACGAGTCCGAGCAGGCTTTTCATGGATTGCTTAAGTTTAGGTAGCTCTACTGAATATAGAGGAAGCAGTGAGCAATTCGAGAGCGAGAGTTGGCTCAGCCGACCTGCATTTGGTGCTTTGGTTCCATTTAGTAGTGAAATGTTGCAGAACATTAGTGGGAAGAAGTCAGCATTTGGGCCAATGACTAAACTAACGATGCTTGCCCCACTCTCTACTGTGGGTGGTTCAGCTCTTGCCTTGCATTATGCAAACATAATAATTATCATAGAAAAGTTATTGAAGTATCCACATTTGGTTGGGGACGATGCAAGAGATGATTTATACCAGATGTTGCCTTCAAGCTTAAGAGTTTCTCTTAGAAAGAACTTGAAATCGTATGTAAAGAATTTAGAAATCTATGATGCTCCTCTTGCGCACGATTGGAAAGAAGCTCTTGGTGAGATTTTAAGCTGGCTTTCTCCCATGGCTCATGATACGATTCGTTGGCAAACTGAACGGAACTTTGAGCAACAGCAATTAATATTGAGAACAAATGTTCTATTGCTCCAGACTTTAAATTTTGCTGATAGGCAGAAGACAGAGGGAGTTATATGTGAACTTCTGGTTGGGTTGAACTATATTTGCAGGTATGAGCAGCAGCAAAATGCTTTGTTGGATTGTACGAGCAGTTTGGATTTTGATGATTCTATGGCATTGCACATGCAATTTGTATCTTCACTCAATTGTGAATCATCAGATTTTAAATAA